A single uncultured Methanolobus sp. DNA region contains:
- a CDS encoding cation-transporting P-type ATPase produces the protein MGNEMDRMCRSRGDEHHISLEEILKRLNTTETGLSSQEAEKRAESCGRNIFEEMGKESLVIKFLKQFKNFFSLLLLFGSILSFIAEWLDPGQGNIFIAIALLGVVILNGSFTFVQEYQAERIMASFRNLIPPKARVIRDGEIKEILATDIVVGDVIYLEEGDKIPADGRLVEENSLKVDNSPITGEAEPQLRSLDCTHPNILECRNMVFSGTLVQTGNGKALVFGTGSDTQIGKLAALTEQTASVDTPIRRELNHFIKIISAIAIFLGISFFLIGYLIQDTFLANLIFAIGIIVANVPEGLLPTVTLALSLASKRMAKRNALIKQLESVETLGSTTVICTDKTGTLTQNKMAIHSVYTGSGPLNVEKKAKPSEMLLRVATICNNSRLTDEKPGYKGDPTEGSLLVYASGFTDINAMKNDYPRVAEYPFDSKKQRMQVICSTPAGDMEAYLKGAPEVILEMCSHVLVNDTEETLDEDEKRKLEEEHLEMAKKGERVLAFAYRKAQQSTEYEDEFVFLGFAGAVDPPRPEAREAIRKCHLAGIKVVMITGDHPVTARSIAANVGLTDDHEEPVLITGAELEELSTEELSQRLKAPSIVFARTSPVQKLKIVQAFQEAGEIVTMTGDGVNDAPAMKNADMGVAMGSGTDVAREAADMVLLDDNFATIVNAIEEGRTVFDNIKKFIAYILTSNVPEILPFIAFVLLALPLPMNVQLILAIDLGTDILPALSLAVEKGEGDIMKRPPRSRDEKLLTPQVLLTSYGMKGPIEAAAGFACYFAVLFDGGWKWGQDLAFTDTLYMQAITAFFAAVIICQIANVFTSRTRRQSVLTKGFFSNKMVLVGIASELIILAFITFNPLVNMVFNTAAISMKYLLIAVPFAILLLTVDELRKYGIRKDSALITRFLKW, from the coding sequence ATGGGAAATGAAATGGATCGAATGTGCAGATCCAGGGGCGATGAACATCACATCAGCCTGGAAGAGATTCTAAAAAGATTGAACACAACTGAAACCGGGCTGTCTTCGCAGGAAGCTGAAAAAAGGGCTGAAAGCTGCGGGAGGAACATCTTTGAAGAGATGGGAAAAGAAAGCCTGGTAATAAAATTCCTGAAGCAGTTCAAGAACTTCTTCTCGCTTCTGCTCCTTTTTGGTTCAATCCTGTCATTCATTGCCGAATGGCTTGACCCCGGACAGGGTAACATTTTCATTGCAATTGCACTGCTTGGAGTGGTCATTCTTAACGGAAGTTTTACATTCGTGCAGGAATACCAGGCAGAAAGGATAATGGCAAGTTTCAGGAACCTTATCCCGCCAAAAGCCAGAGTAATCAGGGATGGAGAAATAAAAGAGATACTTGCAACCGACATCGTTGTGGGAGATGTGATCTATCTGGAGGAAGGTGACAAGATCCCTGCAGACGGCAGGCTTGTCGAAGAGAACTCCCTGAAAGTCGATAATTCGCCCATAACCGGAGAGGCTGAACCACAATTACGATCACTGGACTGTACGCACCCGAACATTCTCGAATGCAGGAACATGGTCTTCTCAGGAACTCTTGTTCAGACCGGCAACGGCAAGGCACTTGTATTTGGCACAGGCTCGGATACACAGATAGGAAAATTGGCGGCACTTACCGAACAGACAGCTTCTGTGGACACACCGATCCGCAGGGAACTCAATCACTTTATCAAAATAATTTCCGCAATCGCTATTTTCCTGGGAATTTCATTTTTCCTTATCGGTTATCTTATACAGGACACATTCCTTGCAAACCTCATATTTGCAATAGGAATTATCGTAGCAAACGTACCGGAAGGGTTGCTCCCAACGGTCACACTGGCACTAAGCCTTGCATCAAAGAGAATGGCAAAAAGGAACGCGCTTATCAAGCAACTGGAATCTGTCGAGACTCTTGGTTCCACAACCGTAATATGCACTGATAAGACAGGCACTCTTACCCAGAACAAGATGGCCATCCATTCAGTATATACCGGTTCCGGCCCACTGAATGTTGAAAAGAAAGCAAAGCCTTCTGAAATGCTGCTGCGTGTAGCCACTATTTGTAATAACTCCAGGCTAACTGATGAGAAACCAGGGTACAAAGGAGATCCTACTGAAGGGTCACTTCTTGTTTATGCCAGCGGTTTCACTGATATAAACGCAATGAAGAATGACTATCCAAGAGTAGCTGAATACCCGTTCGATTCTAAGAAACAGAGAATGCAGGTGATATGCAGTACACCGGCAGGAGATATGGAAGCGTATCTGAAAGGCGCACCAGAGGTCATTCTTGAGATGTGTAGCCATGTGCTTGTGAATGACACGGAAGAAACGCTGGATGAGGACGAGAAGCGAAAACTTGAGGAAGAACACCTTGAAATGGCAAAGAAAGGGGAAAGGGTTCTGGCCTTCGCATACCGTAAGGCGCAGCAGAGCACTGAATACGAGGACGAGTTCGTGTTCCTCGGATTTGCAGGTGCTGTTGACCCTCCACGACCTGAAGCCCGTGAAGCCATCAGGAAATGCCATCTTGCAGGAATAAAGGTAGTAATGATAACCGGTGATCACCCGGTCACTGCCAGATCGATCGCTGCAAATGTCGGACTTACTGATGACCACGAAGAACCAGTACTCATAACCGGTGCCGAGCTTGAAGAGCTTTCAACCGAAGAACTCTCCCAGAGATTAAAGGCACCGAGCATTGTATTTGCCCGTACATCACCGGTACAGAAGCTCAAGATAGTGCAGGCGTTCCAGGAAGCCGGAGAGATCGTCACCATGACCGGTGATGGTGTCAACGATGCGCCTGCCATGAAGAACGCAGACATGGGTGTTGCCATGGGAAGCGGTACCGATGTTGCAAGAGAAGCTGCTGACATGGTGCTTCTTGACGATAACTTTGCAACCATAGTAAACGCAATTGAAGAAGGCAGAACTGTCTTTGACAACATCAAGAAGTTCATAGCCTACATCCTTACAAGCAACGTACCGGAAATTTTACCGTTCATCGCATTTGTACTTCTGGCACTTCCACTGCCAATGAACGTACAGCTAATTCTCGCTATCGACCTTGGTACAGATATTCTTCCTGCCCTTTCACTTGCAGTTGAAAAAGGCGAAGGTGACATTATGAAACGTCCGCCTCGTTCAAGGGATGAAAAGCTCCTGACACCTCAGGTTCTCCTGACCTCCTACGGCATGAAAGGACCAATAGAAGCTGCAGCAGGATTTGCATGTTACTTTGCAGTCCTGTTTGACGGAGGCTGGAAATGGGGACAGGACCTTGCGTTTACAGACACTCTTTACATGCAGGCCATCACAGCTTTCTTTGCAGCCGTTATTATCTGTCAGATAGCAAACGTGTTCACATCCAGAACAAGACGGCAGTCAGTTTTAACAAAAGGATTCTTCAGTAACAAAATGGTACTTGTAGGAATTGCAAGTGAGCTTATCATACTCGCATTCATAACATTCAACCCACTTGTGAATATGGTATTCAACACTGCTGCGATCTCCATGAAATACCTGCTCATTGCAGTGCCCTTTGCAATACTACTGCTCACAGTGGATGAACTAAGAAAGTATGGAATAAGGAAAGATTCAGCATTGATAACACGTTTCCTGAAATGGTGA
- a CDS encoding MarC family protein — MDNIAFFIYSFSSFFAIVSPIGGVVTFVSLTSEMTQDEKNSLATKSVFLACVIALFFALTGKIILEFFGVDIDSLRVAGGMLLLTVAFDMIHAKVSRESITEVEINKSMDRSDIWIFPIALPLLTGPGAITTVIVLMGSASSMLQSASVLTAITITFAITYILFHFSRRIYKFLGHTGMLVFTRLMGLLLAAMAVNFIAQGVWNIYMSFQ; from the coding sequence ATGGATAATATTGCATTTTTCATATATTCATTCAGTTCCTTTTTCGCCATTGTAAGCCCAATAGGCGGAGTAGTGACATTTGTATCACTGACAAGTGAGATGACACAGGATGAAAAGAACTCCCTGGCTACAAAATCAGTATTTCTTGCCTGCGTTATAGCTTTGTTCTTTGCACTTACCGGAAAGATCATACTGGAGTTTTTCGGTGTGGACATAGACTCGCTAAGAGTTGCCGGTGGTATGCTACTGCTAACAGTTGCATTTGATATGATACATGCAAAAGTATCAAGGGAAAGCATTACGGAAGTGGAGATAAATAAATCCATGGACCGCAGTGACATATGGATATTCCCTATTGCACTGCCGCTTCTTACAGGCCCCGGTGCCATTACCACCGTGATCGTACTCATGGGAAGTGCTTCATCAATGCTGCAAAGTGCATCCGTGCTTACTGCGATCACTATCACCTTTGCGATCACATACATATTGTTCCACTTTTCAAGAAGGATATACAAATTCCTGGGACACACCGGTATGCTGGTATTTACAAGACTGATGGGTCTTTTGCTGGCGGCCATGGCAGTGAATTTCATTGCACAGGGAGTATGGAACATATATATGTCATTCCAGTGA
- a CDS encoding PAS domain S-box protein yields MPDCSQDDFKNLVNELPLGLLSCDTKGKITSVNNFLLKILGSPSAEATMKINMLSFPPLVESGMSAIMEEAIKTGKNISIETPYRSKWNKELFLSFKAFPRKDADGNVYGCHAIIEDLTIEKDTSSEIEYDRRKDNLISNISSRFINSNFRSIDHDINVTLQELAEFISCDRVTLFNNDENTDYIIKEYEWYVDGLDCKLSINERVDTKKIDFKNLKQLKSLSIPDVSAISDEDKSLQRFLQRLNVRSIAIIPLSRKGAFNGFITVDTEHVARDWDEKELYVLRIAGGMIANILERKETEKNLHEKEKEYENIISSLNSIIWKTTFDPEGNALDSYISKPLDEVLGFSEGSIGKSWKSYFDHIHEQDFPLVQESLKKAFSNPGTPITADYRVISDSGKIVWMNSLGSAKLLTNGNYLMSGTTTNVTVRKLAEEKLRENEELMSLFIEHAPASLAMFDRDMRYISVSNRWLSDIGLEGQDIIGMSHYDVIPEMSDEIKELHQRALKGEIIVREEDIFKLANGDKQWVHWEARPWKTVEGIISGIVIFAENITHRKEAEEEIKRNEEKYRALFEQSNDAILLLRYGGIIYESNNKALEIFECTEEDLHGLNIIDLFPPEMKSEALQNLELFRKGELSIFDFKAITFKNNIIDVDVSAKSLKDDKNVSQIVIRDITTRKKAVEDLKRNEEKYRSLFEQSNDAIFLNRTDGTIIDVNEKACEMFGYTKEELKKMNVVDLHSPTHINTGKRGIEDFRKTGVASLYTQYQKADGETFDAEVNAKIIEGEEDLAQGIIRDISERKKAEEEIIRSEMKYRALFEKSNDAVVIHDLAGKVLDVNDKACTIFGYPKEELVGINLVSLILPEDTQETISSMGKVKENRSWRNETRMIRSDGSIIHLDISGSLIETQQNIIQAVGRDITDRIKAEEAMLHAKIEAETASRAKSEFLATMSHELRTPLNSIIGFSDIMLDGMAGELVDKQEHYVQHISQSGHHLLNLINDILDISKIEAGKMELYLDSVDIKKAVSEIVTITESLASRKNITVDVKVPDISPLIYVDRSKLKQILYNLLGNAIKFTDNGGNVHIDVTSNDDFVTISITDTGIGISPDDQNKLFKPFSQIDASISRRYEGTGLGLALVKELIELHGGRIWVESDAGKGSTFTFELPIEPDRSIFFQRSE; encoded by the coding sequence ATGCCTGATTGTAGTCAGGATGATTTCAAGAACCTTGTTAATGAATTGCCCCTTGGATTACTTTCGTGTGATACGAAAGGGAAGATTACTTCTGTAAATAATTTTCTTTTAAAGATCCTTGGTTCCCCTTCAGCTGAAGCTACAATGAAGATCAATATGCTGAGCTTCCCGCCTCTTGTGGAATCCGGCATGTCTGCAATTATGGAAGAAGCAATAAAAACAGGAAAAAACATTTCCATAGAAACTCCGTACAGGTCGAAATGGAATAAAGAGCTTTTTTTAAGCTTCAAAGCGTTTCCACGAAAAGATGCAGATGGAAATGTCTACGGATGTCATGCCATTATTGAAGACCTTACAATTGAAAAAGATACTTCCTCAGAAATAGAATATGATAGACGCAAGGATAATCTGATATCAAATATCTCAAGTCGTTTCATCAACAGTAATTTCCGAAGCATTGATCATGATATTAATGTGACTCTTCAGGAACTTGCAGAATTCATATCCTGCGACCGGGTCACTCTGTTCAACAATGATGAGAACACGGATTATATCATCAAAGAATACGAATGGTATGTTGATGGGCTGGATTGTAAATTATCCATAAATGAGAGAGTCGATACAAAGAAAATTGATTTTAAGAACCTTAAGCAATTGAAGAGTTTAAGTATTCCTGATGTTAGTGCTATTTCAGATGAAGATAAAAGTCTCCAGAGATTTTTACAGCGCCTGAATGTTAGATCAATAGCAATAATACCCCTTTCCAGAAAGGGAGCTTTTAATGGCTTCATAACTGTTGACACGGAACATGTTGCCAGAGACTGGGATGAAAAAGAACTCTATGTGCTAAGAATTGCAGGCGGGATGATCGCAAATATCCTTGAACGCAAGGAAACTGAAAAAAATTTGCATGAGAAAGAAAAAGAATATGAGAACATCATCAGTTCATTGAATTCCATAATATGGAAAACTACTTTTGATCCTGAAGGAAACGCACTTGACTCATACATATCCAAACCTCTGGATGAAGTACTGGGCTTTTCAGAAGGTAGTATCGGAAAGAGCTGGAAATCTTATTTTGACCATATTCATGAACAGGATTTCCCTCTGGTCCAGGAATCACTCAAAAAAGCATTTTCAAATCCTGGCACTCCGATCACAGCCGATTACAGAGTAATATCCGATAGTGGAAAAATCGTATGGATGAATTCCCTTGGTTCTGCAAAGCTCCTTACAAATGGAAATTACTTAATGTCCGGGACTACAACAAATGTTACTGTCCGCAAGCTTGCAGAAGAAAAGTTGCGCGAAAATGAAGAATTGATGAGCCTCTTCATTGAACATGCACCTGCATCCCTTGCGATGTTTGACAGGGATATGAGATATATATCCGTGAGCAATCGATGGCTTAGTGATATCGGACTGGAAGGCCAGGATATAATTGGCATGTCCCATTATGATGTAATTCCTGAAATGAGTGATGAAATTAAAGAATTGCATCAACGTGCTCTTAAGGGAGAGATCATTGTACGGGAAGAAGACATCTTCAAACTGGCCAATGGAGATAAACAATGGGTACATTGGGAAGCAAGACCCTGGAAAACCGTTGAAGGAATCATTAGTGGAATCGTTATTTTTGCAGAGAATATCACACACCGCAAGGAAGCAGAAGAGGAAATAAAGCGCAACGAAGAAAAGTACAGAGCACTCTTTGAGCAGTCGAATGATGCCATATTGCTATTAAGGTATGGCGGAATAATCTATGAATCAAACAACAAGGCTCTTGAGATCTTTGAGTGTACTGAAGAAGATCTGCACGGACTGAATATCATTGACCTGTTTCCTCCTGAAATGAAAAGTGAAGCCTTGCAAAATCTGGAATTGTTCCGAAAGGGAGAACTTAGTATATTTGATTTCAAAGCTATTACATTCAAAAATAATATTATTGATGTAGATGTTAGTGCGAAGTCTTTGAAAGATGATAAAAATGTGTCCCAGATAGTAATCAGAGATATTACTACAAGGAAAAAGGCAGTAGAGGATCTGAAACGTAACGAGGAAAAATACAGATCACTGTTTGAACAATCAAACGATGCAATTTTCCTGAACCGCACTGATGGCACGATCATTGATGTGAACGAGAAAGCCTGCGAGATGTTTGGCTACACAAAAGAAGAATTGAAGAAAATGAATGTCGTTGACCTTCATTCCCCTACTCACATTAATACAGGAAAACGGGGAATTGAAGATTTCAGAAAAACAGGTGTTGCATCCCTGTACACTCAATACCAGAAGGCCGATGGTGAAACTTTTGATGCGGAAGTCAATGCAAAAATAATAGAGGGTGAAGAAGATCTTGCACAGGGCATCATCAGAGATATCAGTGAACGCAAAAAGGCAGAAGAAGAGATAATCCGAAGCGAGATGAAATACAGGGCACTTTTTGAGAAGTCAAATGACGCTGTTGTTATTCATGACCTTGCAGGGAAAGTTCTTGATGTAAATGACAAGGCCTGTACAATATTTGGATACCCTAAAGAAGAATTGGTGGGAATCAATCTTGTCAGCCTGATACTTCCTGAAGACACACAAGAAACAATATCATCAATGGGAAAAGTGAAAGAGAATAGAAGCTGGCGAAATGAAACACGAATGATCCGGTCGGATGGAAGCATTATTCACCTTGATATCAGCGGTTCACTTATAGAAACACAGCAAAATATCATACAGGCAGTAGGAAGAGACATTACAGACAGGATCAAGGCTGAAGAAGCGATGCTGCACGCAAAGATCGAAGCTGAGACTGCAAGCCGTGCAAAGAGCGAGTTCCTCGCCACCATGAGCCATGAACTTCGTACACCTCTTAATTCTATAATCGGGTTCTCAGATATCATGCTTGACGGAATGGCAGGCGAACTTGTTGATAAGCAGGAACACTATGTACAGCATATTTCCCAAAGTGGCCATCACCTCCTGAATCTGATAAATGATATTCTGGACATATCTAAGATAGAAGCCGGAAAAATGGAACTTTATCTGGACTCCGTGGACATTAAAAAAGCTGTCAGCGAGATAGTAACGATAACTGAAAGCCTTGCATCACGCAAGAACATCACTGTTGATGTGAAAGTGCCGGACATCTCACCGCTCATCTATGTTGACAGATCAAAACTAAAGCAAATATTGTACAATCTTCTTGGAAACGCTATCAAGTTCACAGACAATGGTGGAAATGTACATATAGATGTCACGAGTAACGATGATTTTGTAACCATATCCATTACTGATACAGGCATAGGTATTTCACCGGATGACCAGAATAAACTTTTCAAACCATTCAGCCAGATTGATGCTTCAATTTCAAGAAGGTATGAAGGCACAGGTCTTGGACTTGCACTTGTAAAAGAGCTCATAGAACTGCATGGCGGAAGGATATGGGTTGAAAGTGATGCAGGAAAAGGAAGTACATTCACCTTTGAGTTGCCAATAGAACCTGATAGGTCAATCTTTTTTCAAAGATCAGAATGA
- a CDS encoding peroxiredoxin translates to MPLIGDSAPSFTAETTAGEINFPKDYKGKWVILFSHPADFTPVCTTEFMTFASMQDEFKELNAELLGLSIDSIYAHIAWLRTIKEKIVYKGMKDIEVTFPVIADLKMEVAKKFGMVQPNASDNQAIRAVFMIDPKAKIRAIIYYPLSNGRNMDEIKRLLLAMQKSDAEGVATPANWQPGDDVIIPPPGSCGTAKERVESKEEGKYCLDWFMCFKKQS, encoded by the coding sequence ATGCCTCTTATAGGCGACAGTGCACCGTCATTTACAGCAGAAACAACAGCCGGTGAAATAAATTTCCCAAAAGACTACAAGGGTAAGTGGGTTATACTTTTCAGTCACCCTGCTGACTTCACTCCTGTCTGTACAACGGAGTTCATGACCTTTGCAAGCATGCAGGATGAATTTAAAGAACTGAATGCAGAGCTTCTGGGTCTCTCGATAGACAGCATCTATGCCCATATTGCATGGCTGCGTACCATCAAGGAAAAAATAGTGTACAAGGGCATGAAGGATATTGAGGTAACTTTCCCGGTAATTGCAGATCTTAAGATGGAAGTCGCAAAGAAGTTCGGTATGGTCCAGCCAAATGCTTCAGATAACCAGGCTATCAGGGCTGTTTTCATGATCGATCCAAAGGCAAAGATCAGAGCTATTATCTATTATCCATTGTCCAACGGAAGAAATATGGATGAGATAAAGCGCCTCCTGCTTGCAATGCAGAAATCCGATGCTGAGGGTGTTGCAACACCTGCCAACTGGCAGCCTGGTGATGATGTGATAATTCCACCACCCGGATCATGCGGAACTGCAAAGGAAAGAGTTGAGAGTAAGGAAGAAGGAAAATACTGCCTTGACTGGTTCATGTGCTTTAAGAAACAATCCTGA
- a CDS encoding MBL fold metallo-hydrolase, which translates to MKLTVLIDNNTLIDRYFLGEPGVSYYIETDGKKILFDTGYSDAFIRNAQKMNIDLLNIDHIVLSHAHLDHTWGLDPLIRLYTEAQIEGLNHSEPDLIAHPLIFNSRTHSGLQEIGTLLSADKISRIFRLRLISEPLWITDNVVFLGEIPRIFDFEHDPLESKIIIDGKESDDELLDDTALAIKTENGLVIVTGCSHSGICNIIEYAKEVCSEEKIVDIVGGFHLLNPPEIKMEGTADYFQNLNAKEVHACHCTDLKSKIALAGVCNLKEVGCGLQLEYK; encoded by the coding sequence ATGAAATTAACAGTACTCATAGATAACAATACTCTGATTGACCGTTATTTCCTAGGTGAACCCGGCGTTTCCTATTATATAGAAACTGACGGGAAGAAGATACTCTTTGACACCGGATATTCAGATGCATTTATCCGCAATGCACAAAAGATGAATATCGATCTTCTGAATATTGACCATATTGTACTTTCTCATGCACATCTGGATCACACATGGGGACTTGATCCCCTCATAAGATTATATACAGAAGCGCAAATAGAAGGCCTGAATCATTCTGAACCTGATCTAATTGCACACCCCTTGATTTTCAATAGCAGAACACACTCAGGACTTCAGGAAATTGGAACTCTTCTTTCTGCGGATAAGATCTCACGTATTTTCAGATTGCGGTTAATCAGCGAGCCACTATGGATCACAGATAATGTTGTGTTCCTTGGTGAAATTCCTCGCATATTTGATTTTGAGCATGACCCGCTTGAAAGCAAGATAATAATTGATGGGAAAGAAAGCGATGATGAACTTCTGGATGATACGGCACTTGCTATCAAAACAGAGAATGGTCTTGTTATTGTTACAGGCTGCTCCCACTCCGGCATCTGCAACATAATTGAATATGCAAAGGAAGTCTGCAGCGAAGAGAAAATTGTTGATATTGTCGGCGGTTTCCATTTGCTCAATCCTCCTGAGATAAAGATGGAAGGAACTGCAGATTACTTCCAGAACCTTAATGCAAAGGAAGTCCATGCTTGCCATTGCACCGACCTTAAATCAAAAATAGCGCTGGCTGGTGTTTGTAACCTGAAAGAAGTTGGTTGCGGCCTTCAGCTTGAATATAAATAA
- the thiC gene encoding phosphomethylpyrimidine synthase ThiC — translation MTLMEDAKKGKITPQMEAVAADEGIDAKTICSCVANGTISIPNNPVRDCRVVGIGKYLSTKVNANIGTSRDYINIDEEVEKAKTAETFGADALMDLSTGGDLDLIRKKIMDAVNIPIGSVPIYQAASSQKAVVDMTSDDMFNAVRKHAKDGIDFVTIHAAVNQDALKRIKNADRITDIVSRGGSFTLAWMLHNGEDNPFYAEYDYLMEIAYEYDMAISLGDGMRPGCIHDASDGPSFMEFITLGELVKRTREQNIQCFVEGPGHVPLDEVELSVKGMKNLCHNAPLYLLGPLVTDIAPGYDHITGAIGGTFAGMCGTDFLCMTTPAEHLALPTNDDIREGTIVTKIAAHAADLTKEGQRERARAIDNKMAHARKNLDWDTQFELAIDGEKAKKIRDSRNTGSEACSMCGDLCAMKIVSKALEEEKNK, via the coding sequence ATGACACTAATGGAAGATGCTAAAAAAGGCAAGATAACACCCCAGATGGAAGCAGTTGCCGCAGACGAGGGCATTGACGCTAAGACCATCTGTTCATGTGTTGCCAACGGGACCATCAGTATCCCGAACAACCCTGTAAGGGACTGCAGGGTCGTAGGTATAGGAAAATATCTCAGTACTAAAGTAAACGCTAATATCGGAACTTCCAGGGATTACATCAATATCGATGAAGAAGTTGAGAAGGCAAAGACCGCAGAAACCTTTGGTGCAGACGCGCTAATGGACCTTTCAACCGGTGGAGACCTTGACCTAATCAGGAAAAAGATAATGGATGCTGTAAACATCCCTATCGGCTCCGTACCAATCTACCAGGCAGCATCCTCACAGAAAGCTGTTGTTGATATGACATCTGATGACATGTTTAATGCAGTGCGTAAACATGCAAAGGATGGAATTGATTTTGTTACAATTCACGCAGCCGTTAATCAGGATGCCCTGAAGAGAATTAAAAACGCAGACCGAATAACTGATATCGTCAGCCGTGGCGGATCATTTACCCTTGCATGGATGCTTCATAACGGAGAAGATAATCCATTCTATGCAGAATACGATTACCTCATGGAAATTGCATACGAATACGACATGGCAATCAGCCTTGGAGATGGTATGAGACCGGGATGCATTCACGATGCTTCTGACGGACCTTCATTTATGGAGTTCATAACCCTTGGAGAGCTTGTCAAGAGAACAAGAGAACAAAACATCCAGTGTTTTGTTGAAGGACCCGGACATGTTCCATTAGATGAGGTTGAACTCAGTGTTAAGGGAATGAAGAACCTCTGTCACAATGCACCACTTTACTTACTTGGTCCGCTTGTCACTGACATTGCGCCGGGATATGACCACATAACCGGAGCCATAGGCGGGACATTTGCAGGCATGTGCGGTACGGATTTCCTCTGTATGACAACACCGGCAGAGCACCTTGCACTTCCTACAAATGATGATATCCGCGAAGGAACCATTGTTACAAAGATTGCTGCCCATGCTGCCGACCTCACTAAAGAAGGCCAGAGAGAACGTGCAAGGGCAATTGACAACAAAATGGCACATGCACGCAAGAATCTTGACTGGGATACTCAGTTTGAGCTTGCCATTGATGGTGAAAAGGCGAAGAAGATCAGAGACAGCAGAAACACTGGAAGTGAAGCCTGTTCCATGTGCGGTGACCTCTGTGCCATGAAGATCGTAAGCAAGGCACTTGAAGAAGAGAAGAACAAGTGA